The Agrobacterium cucumeris genome has a segment encoding these proteins:
- a CDS encoding BPL-N domain-containing protein produces the protein MIIKTMTAALTVITATTGVVSSSNAKEGIVRVAVYRGPASCEDCSETMRQSIMALGPEYRVDYVGAKEKIDIRDETLSKYDIYVQPGGGQDIPAAFESLGDQRVEAIRRFVKAGGGFFGSCMGAYLASGSGIGLIDDELESEVGRPGFPVNSIISTAVSTRWSGRKQTVFFQDGPYMPEPKDRSGFKKIATYQNGDIAAARYRFGKGVVVLTGPHPEADTSWFREAGIPISKMPDQSLLRSVMGELHK, from the coding sequence ATGATCATCAAAACCATGACCGCGGCACTCACCGTTATCACTGCCACCACCGGGGTGGTTTCTTCTTCAAACGCAAAGGAAGGCATCGTTCGGGTTGCGGTTTACCGCGGGCCCGCCAGTTGCGAGGATTGCTCTGAAACGATGCGTCAATCGATTATGGCGCTCGGACCTGAGTATCGTGTCGATTACGTCGGTGCGAAGGAGAAGATCGATATTCGCGACGAGACGCTTTCAAAATATGACATCTACGTCCAGCCGGGCGGGGGACAGGATATTCCAGCCGCATTTGAAAGCCTTGGTGATCAACGGGTTGAGGCCATCCGCAGGTTTGTTAAGGCAGGAGGCGGCTTTTTCGGCTCGTGCATGGGAGCCTATCTCGCAAGCGGTTCGGGCATAGGATTGATCGATGACGAGCTGGAATCCGAGGTCGGGCGGCCCGGCTTTCCGGTAAATTCGATCATAAGCACGGCGGTGTCGACAAGGTGGAGCGGTAGAAAACAAACAGTCTTCTTTCAGGACGGGCCGTATATGCCTGAGCCGAAAGACCGCAGCGGGTTCAAGAAGATTGCTACGTATCAGAATGGCGATATTGCCGCTGCTCGTTACCGTTTCGGCAAAGGTGTCGTCGTGCTGACGGGGCCTCATCCGGAGGCGGATACATCGTGGTTTCGTGAAGCAGGCATACCAATCAGCAAAATGCCGGATCAAAGCTTGCTCCGCTCCGTTATGGGCGAGCTTCACAAATGA